The sequence ATCTGACATCGGTTGGCTCGCCTGCGTCGACGTTGCGTCGAGATCCATCGATGGAAGTCCCGTGAACCGGCAGCGGATCCCCACGGACCGTTGAGGGATTTCCCGCAGGAGGAGCCGCGTTTTGCGGATTCCTCGTCCGAAACCCACAGAGCCGTCCCGGAATCGCCCATGGTCGGTTTAGCATCCTGGAGATGCCGCAACGGATCTCGAAGATGCTTCGATGCATCTCCCGGGAGGCCTCGAAGCAGATCAAAAATACTGCGATCGGACATTGGGACGCCGAAGCGCCCCCAGCCGCCGCATCCTCGGAAATACAAGATCCATTGCTGCATCAATAAGATACGTCGACGAAAGCGGGCTGACCGCCAATGGCGCCGGAAAAAGATATGTCCCTCGTGTCCGGTTTTCCGACAATTTTGAAGGTTTCAAGAAAAACCTTGATGGCATTTCAAGAGAAACCTTGAAAACCGAGCGCGCTTTTAGCGCTGCGACGAGGCACTCTCAGCGTAAGTCGCTCATTTAACTCAGCCATTGCCGGAATGGCACAAATGGCAGGGCCCGTGCGTTATTGGAAAGCGGAACCGTTAACCATCAACCGCGGGTAAATACCCGCAGAAGAGAGAATCTATGTTGAAATCGACACCAATACCGATCCGAGCCATCGTCGGCCATACCAAGAAGAAGCCCACGGATATCCTGGCGCGTCTCAATGCCGTGCTCGCCGGCGTCTACACCTATCCGGAGGAATATCCGAATCCTCCGGTCGATGAAGCGACGTTCAAGTCCAACACCGACACCTTTTCAAGCGATATCACCGCTGCGCTGGATGGAGGAGCCAAAGCCATCGCCGCGCGTAACGCGCAAGAGACGGTCGTCGTCGGGATGCTGCACGAAATCGGGCATTTCGCCGAGGTAAAGTGCAAGGGCAACATGTCGACGTTTTTGAAAAGCGGGTTCGCGCCCGTTCCCAACGCCAAGGCGGTTTTTCAGCCGTTGTCTCAGTTCATTCGTAACATCCGGCACGGCGCCAGCAGCGGTCAACTCCTGGTTACTATCGTCGCTGTTCCCAAGGCGGCCTCCTACGAATTCCGGTGGGCAGCCGTGGGTGCCGGGGGCGTGTCCGGCCCGTGGACGACGATACCTGTCACAAAAGCAAATCGGGCGATACCGGTGACGGGCCTGACGCCGGGTACGACCTATGCTTTCCAGGTCCGTTCCCTGGGCGACGCCGGCTATTCCGATTGGAGCGATTCTCTGACGAAGATATCCATTTAAAACTTTTGAGCCGCAGATGACGCGGATGACGCAGATGGGGCGCGTAACAACTCTTGAGCGCCATCTGCGTCATCCGCGTCATCTGCGGCTCATATTTTGGTTCCAATCGAGCAGAGCTCAAACGCGAGGTTGGCCAGCTTGCCGGCGAAGGTTGTGAGCTGGGCGATTTCGATTTCTTCGTTCGGCTCGTGGTAGGTTTCTTCGTTTCCGGGAGCCCAGCCGACCGCCTGGATACCGGCCTGGACCAGGGGATTCGCAAACGTGCCGCCGCCGCTGCCGACGACTTTCGCGTCCGGGGCATGTTTCTGAATGAGCTTGACGATTGGCGCTTCCGGCGAAACCTCGCAGGGCAGGGAACTCTTGAAGATCTCGACCGAGAACGTCGCGCCCGGCATCTTCACGCTGCCGGCGAGAGACTGCACTTCGCCGCGGATTTTATCCGGCGTTTGTGACGGCACGTAACGAATGTCCAGCGTCACTTCGCAATCGGCCGCGACGGCATTCGGCGCCATGCCGCCGGTGATCAGGCCGGTATTGATCGTGGGGCCGCCGAGAATCGGATGCGCCTGGTGCCGCAGGTGCAGGCCTTCCAGGGCGAGGAGAAATCGGGACATCGCGTGAATCGCGTTGACTCCCTTGGCCGGATTCATGGCATGGGCCTGCCTGCCATGCGCTTTCACTTTCAGCAGCACTCGCCCTTTCTCGGCGACGTTGATTTCGCGCATGTCGCCGGCGATGTCCGGGATGATGGCGTCGGTGCAATCGATCAACTTCTCTTCCAGGAGATAGTCGATCCCGACGCCGATCCCGACTTCCTCATCTCCGACAGCTCCAAAGATGAATTCGCCGTCGACGAACCGCTCATACTTTTTGAGAATCAGAAGCGTTGCAAACGCCGATGCCAGCGGTCCTTTGTCGTCGAGTACGCCGCGGCCATAAAGTTTGCCCGCTTTTTCGAACGGATCGAAGGGCGCGAACTTCCACGCCGACGGATCGCCGCTCGGAACGACATCCGTGTGAAGCAGAACCATCAGCTTGCGGTACCCCGGCTTTGCTTTCCCGACACGCGCGATAAGATTCTCGCGGCCCGCAACCTTCGCATGCGTTGTGAAGGATATCGAATGCGAGGCCAGCTCGGGCTCGAGGATCGCGACGACTTTGCCCTCTTCTCCAGGCGACGCCATGCCGTCCGGTCCTTCGCCTGGAAAGTCCTCGAGAAAGTAATCGACCGTCCGCTCGCGGCAGATGCGGAGCGTCAAATCGACGATAAGCGCACGCATGGACTCGGCTTCACGGAGAAT comes from Terriglobia bacterium and encodes:
- a CDS encoding M20/M25/M40 family metallo-hydrolase; amino-acid sequence: MPQLPDPSGILREAESMRALIVDLTLRICRERTVDYFLEDFPGEGPDGMASPGEEGKVVAILEPELASHSISFTTHAKVAGRENLIARVGKAKPGYRKLMVLLHTDVVPSGDPSAWKFAPFDPFEKAGKLYGRGVLDDKGPLASAFATLLILKKYERFVDGEFIFGAVGDEEVGIGVGIDYLLEEKLIDCTDAIIPDIAGDMREINVAEKGRVLLKVKAHGRQAHAMNPAKGVNAIHAMSRFLLALEGLHLRHQAHPILGGPTINTGLITGGMAPNAVAADCEVTLDIRYVPSQTPDKIRGEVQSLAGSVKMPGATFSVEIFKSSLPCEVSPEAPIVKLIQKHAPDAKVVGSGGGTFANPLVQAGIQAVGWAPGNEETYHEPNEEIEIAQLTTFAGKLANLAFELCSIGTKI
- a CDS encoding fibronectin type III domain-containing protein encodes the protein MLKSTPIPIRAIVGHTKKKPTDILARLNAVLAGVYTYPEEYPNPPVDEATFKSNTDTFSSDITAALDGGAKAIAARNAQETVVVGMLHEIGHFAEVKCKGNMSTFLKSGFAPVPNAKAVFQPLSQFIRNIRHGASSGQLLVTIVAVPKAASYEFRWAAVGAGGVSGPWTTIPVTKANRAIPVTGLTPGTTYAFQVRSLGDAGYSDWSDSLTKISI